The Cryptomeria japonica chromosome 9, Sugi_1.0, whole genome shotgun sequence DNA segment TTAAAATCATCGTTCTGGTCCTTTTTTTTGCCATATTCATAATATATAGCCATAACTACGAATAATTCTTTTGTTTTTCAAGCATTTTTCTAGAAATTCTGTTGTAAATCGTTGTCAGAAAAAATAATAGAATGCCAACGATGGCATCTATAAATAAAGATACATTTCATTACAGTTCTGTAGAATCCTTTTAAGTAATAGTAAAATTACTTTTGCAATGGGGATCCCGGGGACAAACTATTTTTTTCTCTCCATGTTTTCGTTTTTGATAATTTTCCATGTTCAAATGCTTTGTACAGCTAAAGTTCCAGGGCTAGACAGAAAGGTATGCTTTCACTGTAATCTTTATTAACCCATCCCTTAATCTATTTGAGGGGGACGTTTAGGGGATGTGGGAATGACGTTCTGGGATGTCCCTTGGACATTCTGAGATCTCTACTGATCGTCCCATAATGTTATATTTGAGTTTTGATAATTTGTTTTGACTTTCACTCTTGTTTATAGAGATAAGTATTAATCTGTGCTGATAGAGCAATATTTCTTGTGTTAAATTAGGATTATGTGGTCTACATGGGCGCTATTCCAAAAGATGATGGGAATTCCCAGAAAGAACCTGCTACCTTGTACCTTGAAATGCTTAAATCTGTATATGGAAGGTTATTGCATGTTAACTATGATCTACTTTCATGTTATGCAATTTTATAAAATGAAAAGTAGTCTGTGCTAACGGCTTTTTTAGCTGATATAATTGTAATATTGGTGGCAAAGTTCCGAGGCAGCTAAGCAAGCGTTGAAGTATAGTTATGGGAAGAGTTTTCGTGGGTTTACAGCTACGCTTTCTCCAACGCATGTCCAAAAACTCAAAGGTAAGCTAgtttatattcatatttatatttgtatatatatataaaactatacGCGCTGTTCATATGTTTTGATATGCTGTTGAATCATAGGCATGGATGGTGTGGTTTCGGTGTTTGAGAGCAAGAAGTTGAATACCTTAACAACTAGATCATGGGATTTCGTTGGCTTGCCTGCATCTGTTCAAAGAAATAGTTTGGATTATCAAAGCGACATCATTATTGGCCTTTTGGACACAGGTAAAATTGATAAAAGAAAGAACAGAGCCAAAGTTTTAAATGTTCTTCTGTAATTAGCTTCATGGTTTTATTTGGTTGAGACATTTAATGATGTTTGGTTGAGACATTGGAAGCAAATAAAATAATGCAATTTATTCCACAAGTTTGATAGACtagaaaaaatagtataataagtTATTCGCTCTATGGTTGTTTTTCTTTCATCTTTTCTTAACGTGTAATTAGCTTAAGGGCTTTacttgaaattagatgaaaaataaATTTCTTAGAAACTGACACAAAACAAACTCTCTGAGAGAGATTAATGTTATGATGATTTAGTCATTAGTTTTCATATCTGTGTTCTGCTGTAGGAATATGGCCAGAGTCAGAGAGTTTTACGGATGAGGGATTTGGTCCTGTTCCCTCCAAATGGAGGGGTGGATGCCAGACAACACCAGATTTCTCCGCCTGCAACAAGTCAGACtcatttctattgatttaattgttgatatattgcattaaaaatttaatattgataCTCAGGACATAATTACATATACAGTGAGAATCATTTACATTTTTAAAGCTATCTACATAAAATGAGGAACACATTCTAGCTGCAATGGCCAAGTACGGTAGGAGATAAGCTCAGCAAATTTTTGTGTCTTTGGAAAAATTAAATTGTGTTATGTAACTAAACATATGACTTAATGTGCAGAAAACTTGTAGGAGCAAAATTTTATCGTAGTTTCACCAGTATTCCACCGGAAGGAGATTTCTTGTCTCCAAGAGATGGAGAGGGCCATGGAACACACACCTCCTCTACATCTACTGGAAATTTTGTCAACAATGCAAGTCTTTATGGTATTGCTCAAGGAGAGAGTCGAGGTGGAGTCCCTGGTGCAAGGGTTGCTATGTACAAGGTTTGTTGGACTGATGAGGGTTGTGGGGATGCAGATATTCTTGCAGCCTTTGATGATGCCATCTATGATGGTGTCGACATTATTTCTGTGTCCCTTGGAACTTCTTTTCCTCTCGACTACTTTGAAGATAGCATTGCCATAGGAGCCTTTCATGCAATACAGAAGGGAGTTCTAGTATCCAATTCTGCTGGAAATTCGGGACCCTATAGGGCAAGTGTTGCAAATTATTCTCCTTGGTCTTTAACTGTTGCAGCAAGTACTATTGATCGCAAGATGGACGCTGAACTTCAATTGGGAAACAACATTTCTATAGGGGTAAAATTCTAAACCTCTCTTAGAAACAACATTTGTATAAAGGTGATTGAACACTTTTAGCAAAATATTTTTTCTCAATTGAAACTATAAGCCAACAACCATTTTACTCTCTATACAACTTAAAATCCATCCTCCATAATTAAACTCAGCTTTTATTAACCCCCCAAAAAATAATTGCTAGTCTTAAATTGAGCAACTGTGTACAGGGAATTGCTATAAATACATACACGATGGAGAAACAATGGTATCCCTTAGTATATGGAGGGGATGTTGCTAATGTTTCTGGAGGCTATACTCCAGATAACTCTAGGTAACAAAAATTCACTGTGCAGTGTACAAAAATtgtagtatatatatacatagagagaTTATGCTTCTATCAAGACTCTCAAACCTTGTTTATTTCTATAAAAATTACAGCGGTTGTCTATTGGGTTCTCTGGATGAGgcaaaagtaaaaggaaagataGTTGTTTGCAATTTCATTAGCACTCCTCCAGATTATTCAGTTTTTGTAGCTGGTGGTGCGGGTGCTGTTATAATTAATGACGGATTCAATGACACAGCCTTCCCATGGTTAAACCCTGCGACAATAATATCTACCGAACAGGCAAAAATTGTGTTGTCTTACATAAACTCAACTAGGTAAATTTCACTACAGTTGTAATTTTGAGTCATAGCCTACTTGTAATTATTACTAATATTTGTAATCCATCAGCTCTCCcattgcaaaaattcaaaaaactacaACTCCCAAGGCACCTGCACCAATAGTGGCTTCATTCTCATCACGAGGTTTCAATCCAATCACACATGACATTCTCAAGGTATGCATTGATTTCTTTTCTTCATGACATTAATCTATGTTATAAAACAAAATGGTTTGAAAAACTAAATTAATGGTGTGTTCCCCAAAAATGGTTAGAAGGCacatttattattttgaaaataatatgATATAATGATGGCTACGTGTTATCAGCCCGACATCACTGCACCAGGTGTGGACATCCTAGCATCTTGGTCCACAAATGTATCACTTACTGGTTATGCAGAAGACACAAGGTTTGCCATCTTTAATATAATATCAGGAACATCCATGTCATGCCCTCATGCTGCAGGAGCTGCAGGGTTTGTTAAGTCTTATCATAGCGATTGGTCTCCTGCCGCTATAAAGTCAGCTCTCCTCACTACAGGTATTTCACTACTTAAACATTTCTCTAGTAAATTTATGATTTCTATAACAATTTAATTACATAGAAAATCCACAAAACCAAATCCATGACAGTTTAACTTGTGATGCAGCATTTGTAATGGATGAAACATTGCCTGGGAATGCGGATGTAGAATTTGGGTATGGGGCTGGCCAGATTAATCCAATGATGGCAGTCG contains these protein-coding regions:
- the LOC131038842 gene encoding subtilisin-like protease SBT4.14, whose protein sequence is MGIPGTNYFFLSMFSFLIIFHVQMLCTAKVPGLDRKDYVVYMGAIPKDDGNSQKEPATLYLEMLKSVYGSSEAAKQALKYSYGKSFRGFTATLSPTHVQKLKGMDGVVSVFESKKLNTLTTRSWDFVGLPASVQRNSLDYQSDIIIGLLDTGIWPESESFTDEGFGPVPSKWRGGCQTTPDFSACNKKLVGAKFYRSFTSIPPEGDFLSPRDGEGHGTHTSSTSTGNFVNNASLYGIAQGESRGGVPGARVAMYKVCWTDEGCGDADILAAFDDAIYDGVDIISVSLGTSFPLDYFEDSIAIGAFHAIQKGVLVSNSAGNSGPYRASVANYSPWSLTVAASTIDRKMDAELQLGNNISIGGIAINTYTMEKQWYPLVYGGDVANVSGGYTPDNSSGCLLGSLDEAKVKGKIVVCNFISTPPDYSVFVAGGAGAVIINDGFNDTAFPWLNPATIISTEQAKIVLSYINSTSSPIAKIQKTTTPKAPAPIVASFSSRGFNPITHDILKPDITAPGVDILASWSTNVSLTGYAEDTRFAIFNIISGTSMSCPHAAGAAGFVKSYHSDWSPAAIKSALLTTAFVMDETLPGNADVEFGYGAGQINPMMAVDPGLVYDAGVDDYINMLCSEGYNDTTLRLVTGDFSSCDLVTPSKNGARELNYPSIMVFTAPGKSFQANFPRSVTNVGVAKSTYKAIVSAPSGINVTVEPDTLSFSSLNQKLSYNVTIEGRSLNTDTLLSGALTWSYGNYTVRSPISVYALSL